The sequence ATATATTCAACATGAAACATTAATTTTGAATTATTGTGAGCAGGATACCTATGATTCTTTTTATCTTGTAGATATCTCTCCTACACATGTGATGAAGCATTTAAAACCCAAAGCGAACAGTGATAAACGAGAAACATTCCAAACATTGatgctgggaagccctgaaagctGTGAAATCAAACATTGTCATCTTTGGGAAAGTCAGGAAAATATGTGTGACTTTGAGTGTCAGGGGAGAGATGACAAAAGAAACTACAAAGGCACACCTATAAGCCTTAATGGAAATGTGCCTCATGGAAGAGATTCGCATGATAGAAAGGATGCAGGCATCAAGCCCTTTGGAAAGAGGTTTGGATTTAACTTTCAGGATAAACTGCAGATATTTCAAACTGGCGGGATAATTTCTGAATATAATCAAGTTAAGAGTTCTGTAGACAACAGTTTCTCATTTTCACCAGTTCAAAGAATTCCTCCTTGTGTCCAAACCAGTGTTTCTAATATATATGGGAATGATTTTATGAATCCTTCAGGAATAACACAAGAACTCAAAGCACACAGGgaaaaaccttacaaatgtgatgagtgtggcaaggcctttactCACAGCTCACACCTCAAGAGACATAAGAAAATTCATAcaggaaagaaattatttaaatgtggTATATGTGATAAAGTCTTCAGCCAAAATTCAAATCTTGCTCGTCATCAGagggttcatactggagagaaacgtTACAAATGTGaagagtgtggcaaggcctttcgtgaaaagtcaacccttttaaggcatcagacagttcatactggagagaaaccttacaaatgtgatgagtgtggcaagtcCTTTTGTGTAAAGTCAACCCTTTTAAGTCATcggacagttcatactggagagaaaccttacaaatgtgatgagtgtggcacgGCCTTTCGTCTAAAGTCAAaccttttaagtcatcagacagttcatactggagagaaaccttacaaatgtgatgagtgtgacAAGGCCTTTGCTCACAGCTCAGTCCTCAAGAGTCATAAGAACATTCATACTGGAAAGAAGTTATTTAAATGTGGCACATGTGACAAAGTCTTCAGCCAAAATTCAAACCTTGCTCGTCATCAGagggttcatactggagagaaacgttacaaatgtgatgagtgtgacAAGGCCTTTCGTGTAAAGTCAACCCTTTTAAGGCATCAgacaattcatactggagagaaaccttacaaatgtgaggAGTGTGGCACGGCCTTTCGTGTAAAGTCAacccttttaagtcatcagacagttcatactggtgagaaaccttacaaatgtaatCAGTGTGGCACGGCCTTTCGTCTAAAGTCAacccttttaagtcatcagacagttcatactggagagaaaccttacaaatgtgatgagtgtggcatggcctttcgtgtaaagtcaaaccttttaagtcatcagacagttcatactggtgagaaaccatacaaatgtgatgagtgtggcaaggcctttcgtcTAAAGGTAacccttttaagtcatcagacagttcatactggagagaaaccttacagaTGTGATCAGTGTGGCACGGCCTTTCGTGTAAAGTCAagccttttaagtcatcagacagttcatactggagagaaaccttacaaatgtgatgagtgtggcaaggccttttgtgtaaagtcaacccttttaagtcatcagacagttcatactggagagaaaccttacaaatgtgatgagtgtggcaaggccttttgtgtaaagtcaacccttttaagtcatcagacagttcatactggtgagaaaccttacaaatgtgctgagtgtggcaaggcctttcgtcTAAAGTCAATCCTTTTAaggcatcagacagttcatactggagagaaaccttacaaatgtgatgagtgtggcaaggcctttcgtgtaaagtcaacccttttaagtcatcagacagttcatactggagagaaaccttacaaatgtgctgagtgtggcaaggcctttgcTCAGAGCTCACACCTcaggaaacataagaaaattcattcaggaaagaaattatttaaatgtgatatatgtgACAAACTCTTCAGCCAAAATTCAacccttttaagtcatcagacagttcatactggagagaaaccttgtgatgagtgtggcaaggcctttactGACAGCTCATACCTCAGGAGACATAACAAAATTCATACAGGAAAGAAATTACTTAAATGTAATATATGTGACAAAGTCTTCAGGCGAAATTCAAAGCTTGCTCGTCTTCAGAcggttcatactggagagaaaccttacaaatgtgatgagtgtgacAAGGCCTTTCGTGAAAGGTCAacccttttaagtcatcagacatttcatactggagagaaaccttacaaatgtgatgagtgtggcaaggcctttcgtgTAAAGTCAACCCTTTTAAGGCATCAGACAGTTCATGCTGGAGAGAAacgttacaaatgtgatgagtgtggtgAGGCCTTTCGTGAAAAATCAacccttttaagtcatcagacagttcatactggggAGAAatcttacaaatgtgatgagtgtggatAAGTCTTCGGTCAAAAACCACATCTTCAACCTCActggagaattcatactggaaaGAGACCTTTCAGATGTAATGAGTGTGGCAAGTTCTTCAGTCAAAATTCACACCTTACAAAACACTGGAGAATACATATAGAGAAACCTTTCAAATGTTTCGAGTGTGGAAAATCCTTTTCTCAGGTTTCAGCACTCACTAAACATCAGAAAATCCATACATGAGAGCAACTCATGTGAATGTGGTATATGGTAGAAGTTTTCAAAATTCACACCCTGCTGTTGCTCAGAGAATTCATCCTACTGAGAAACCATACAAATATCATGAGTGTGGCAACATCTTAGGCTTTATGAGAAAATTCATACTGGATAGAAGCcagatatgtatgtatttattagtTAGGTCTTTAGAACGTGAATTCATTCTGGATTCCTCACCAATTtcacaaatgttaaaaaaaaaaaaaataaccgtATCCTCACATCTCACCAGTAGTATCAGAGTATTTATCCTGGAGAAAACACACAGCAATGTAACGTGTGTGGCAAGGATCTTACCCAAAAGTCACAAGATAGGAACATAGGGGAGCCATACTTCCcagactcagtggttgtggcaaaTCCTTTACCTTTTTCTCTATATGTATTCTCTGATGACTTTAGTTCAGGTACTCAGCAACTGTAGTAAGTCCATATTTGAAGAGAAGCTATAGAGATCTTTTCGTGTAAAAGAAACCCGAATTCTACCTCAGCAAATATTCTTTGGGACAGTAGTCCGCCATCTTTTTGGTttcctggctttctgaataaagtcactattcctttCCCAACAAGTAGTCTCTCAGtttattggcctgttgtgtggTGAGCTCTAAGAGCTTGGCTGTGGTAATACATTGATCAAATGCATTTGCTACATGTGTTTCATGATGGTCTCTGGGAAGGAATCAGTGAGATGAAGGGATCGACTTCATTAGATACAATTCATTCACATCCATGTTCCCTGGAAAAACACACAGCCTGAATTACAAAATTcaatagtgtgtgtgtgaattagcAACAGGGAGGGGAGAAAGTAACATAAAACTAGGACATGACTCATCACGGTCAGTAGGAACAGGAAGCCCTTCTGTACATAGTCCAGCCTGTTATAAAACATAATGTTCTATCAACTGACCTTGAACAGAGTAGGCAAGATGTTAAAAGGCCTGGGCTTTTcgtaggaggagagggagagttaCCAGGGACTGATGGTGTGCCAGGAACAATGCATAGGAATAGGGTCATGTTCTCCATTGGATAGAAATAACTGTTGTATATATGATTAAAGAGTTACTCTTATTTGTGGAAATTGAAGACAGAGCTGTCATGGTCTTTGTAGACCGGGACCCAAGGAATGGAGTCGATGAGAAGAAGGAagcaggggacccaagtctcgAGTGAAACAAGTGTGTTTTATTTGCAGAAACGCATGTTTCTATATCTTCATTCAAGGCAGCTTtaggcagtaaaaaaaaattgaggaaaaacAAAGCCAAGCAAATAACAATCTTGAAAGGGCCAGAAAGCATTCCATATCCTGAGGAAGAGGGGCATAACTGAACAGATTACCTTCAAATAaaaggtcactgaagggagtcactgaagggaTTCCAAGCAGATGCTCTTTctcatgacctcagtcctgagaactgcatgcagctctgctcattcctgttttccaggaactgataaagAATAGAGTCCTTGAGAATCagcacacaaaagaagaaaatatcatgTTGGATCCTTTAAATTTGAATGTCCCCTGACAGTTCcctcttttttactttttcataattGGGGATGACTGTAGGTACTTGTGTGAAAAAGGCCCTGAGCAAGTGAGTTTGTTTAGTTTGAACAATTTTAGTTGAAAGGCATCAATATGTTAAGATTATAATCACCAGGATAATTATCAGCATTATAGTTCCAGATCCAATACTATGTGTAATGCCTTGAAACCATCTTCGAGGGTCTAGCCCAGATAATTGATCAGCTAGCTGTTCAGCTAAGGTTCCcaaattgttggaagagggtagacTCTTAGAGAAGGTTTCAAGGGTTTCCTTTTGCAACAATTGTACATTTAAGGAAGCATTATTATGCATATCTtgcaaatgaaatttgattttttcCTAATTGTAAGCACTATGGTTGAACCGAAGAGGAGTGATAcaaaattgagtagaattccaaTCACAATTTAATAATACTTATTTTTGTAAGTCTATTAATTGATCTCCAACCCATTGGATGGCTGTTTTTATcttgaac is a genomic window of Capra hircus breed San Clemente unplaced genomic scaffold, ASM170441v1, whole genome shotgun sequence containing:
- the LOC102191323 gene encoding zinc finger protein 665-like; the encoded protein is MKHLKPKANSDKRETFQTLMLGSPESCEIKHCHLWESQENMCDFECQGRDDKRNYKGTPISLNGNVPHGRDSHDRKDAGIKPFGKRFGFNFQDKLQIFQTGGIISEYNQVKSSVDNSFSFSPVQRIPPCVQTSVSNIYGNDFMNPSGITQELKAHREKPYKCDECGKAFTHSSHLKRHKKIHTGKKLFKCGICDKVFSQNSNLARHQRVHTGEKRYKCEECGKAFREKSTLLRHQTVHTGEKPYKCDECGKSFCVKSTLLSHRTVHTGEKPYKCDECGTAFRLKSNLLSHQTVHTGEKPYKCDECDKAFAHSSVLKSHKNIHTGKKLFKCGTCDKVFSQNSNLARHQRVHTGEKRYKCDECDKAFRVKSTLLRHQTIHTGEKPYKCEECGTAFRVKSTLLSHQTVHTGEKPYKCNQCGTAFRLKSTLLSHQTVHTGEKPYKCDECGMAFRVKSNLLSHQTVHTGEKPYKCDECGKAFRLKVTLLSHQTVHTGEKPYRCDQCGTAFRVKSSLLSHQTVHTGEKPYKCDECGKAFCVKSTLLSHQTVHTGEKPYKCDECGKAFCVKSTLLSHQTVHTGEKPYKCAECGKAFRLKSILLRHQTVHTGEKPYKCDECGKAFRVKSTLLSHQTVHTGEKPYKCAECGKAFAQSSHLRKHKKIHSGKKLFKCDICDKLFSQNSTLLSHQTVHTGEKPCDECGKAFTDSSYLRRHNKIHTGKKLLKCNICDKVFRRNSKLARLQTVHTGEKPYKCDECDKAFRERSTLLSHQTFHTGEKPYKCDECGKAFRVKSTLLRHQTVHAGEKRYKCDECGEAFREKSTLLSHQTVHTGEKSYKCDECG